The nucleotide window CTTTTGCCTTGAGCGCATCCATCATCATGCACATTTGCGGTATAAGATGCGACGGCGATACAAAGCCTACATTTTCCGCGCCCCGGGCCAGCTGATCTTGAATCATTTCAATCACTTGGGAAAGCTCCAGGCCGCTGGTTATTGGCCGGGCATTATCACTGATCTGATAGTTCTGGCAGAAACGGCATTGCAGATTGCAATGACTGAAAAACACATTGCTAATTCCGTGAGTCCCGGAAACAGCCGGTTCTTCCCCCTTATGCAACACCACAGAATGGACGGACAAACCCGAATCGCAGGCGCAATAGCCGCGTTCACCTGCCTGACGGTTCACACCGCAAGTACGCGGACATAGTTGACAATTTTCCAGTATTGACGGATTAGAACAATCCATTTATATTTGGAGCCCCATATGGGAAAAATTTCGAGTGACCTGGTTTAGTCACCGGCACCGATAATGCTTTTTACTTTTTCCAATAATTCTTCAGGATCAAACGGCTTCATAATATAATCATCACCGCCGACCGTGAATCCTTGCTGCGCATCACCGGGATTCCCCCGGGCAGTTAAAAAAACCACTTTTATCTGCTTGGTCTGGGGTTTGCTTTTTATCTCAACACACACCTCATAACCGTTCATGCCCGGCATCATAATATCGAGCACAATCAGTTCAGGATGCCATGCCGCCACTTCTTCCAACGCCTCAAATCCGCTGGTCGCAGTTCTGACATCATAGCCTTCGACTGCCAGACTCATCTTGACCAAACGGGCAATTGCCGGTTCATCATCGACAACAAGTATCTTCTTTGACATTCCCTCTACCCCTTTGCTTTTTTACTTTTCCGATTCGGTTCCGCAGTTTGCAGCGCCGTGCGGATTTCATCTTGCGCTTCTACCGGCACAACTTCTTCCGGTTGCTGTTGGATCCGTTTCAAAGCCCTGATCGCTGCGGCAGATACCCTTTTTTCATTGTCCTGCAAACAATCAATGATAAATTCCAATGTCAAGGGATGGTACTGTTCTCCCAAGGCAAATGCCATGCTTTCGCGCTGAAAAGGGTCGGCATCGGTAATCATTTGTTTGATAATATCCATGGCCCTTTCCGCATCCAAATCAAGCATTTTTACAGCTGCCAAAGAGCGTTCCTTATAATTGCCGGTCTTGGTCATCTGCTCCAGCTGCATGACCGGATCAGGCTGAAGCGGCATTCCCATTCCGCCCATTTGCGCATTGGCTGCTATCTGCGGCATGGCAACACCCGGCAGTTGATAACCGGGTTGAGGCATACCATAGCCGCCGGGAAGCGCTGTGTATGAATTCCCCGGCATCCCGGACATATCCCGAACCATTTTCAACATTTCCTGCTGATATTTCATGATGGTTTCTTCCCGCTTGGAACGCATCCTCCTCAAAATCAGGAAAAACCCCCATACAATTGCGCCCAAAATCAAGAGTGCGCCGATAAAACCATACACAACCATGCGCTGTTGAAAAGAAACATTTCCCAGTACATTTTTAAACCGGTTATCCAGCTGATTCATAAAATTCTTGCGGTCTTTTTCTGATTCATAATAAAGATTCTGAATGCGTTCCAGCGGTGCCAAAAATTGCGAAACCTGGGTTGCCTGCTGCTGCTGAAAGGACATCAGCAGTTCAGACATGGCGGAAACATTTTTAGCATACTCCTGAGCAAAAACACCGGCCATCTCCGCTGTTGTCGCGGACTCGGATTGACCGGCCATCGCGGCGTATCCTTGCACCTGCTTTTCACTTCCCAGTGCAGTCCCGCC belongs to bacterium and includes:
- a CDS encoding response regulator; translated protein: MSKKILVVDDEPAIARLVKMSLAVEGYDVRTATSGFEALEEVAAWHPELIVLDIMMPGMNGYEVCVEIKSKPQTKQIKVVFLTARGNPGDAQQGFTVGGDDYIMKPFDPEELLEKVKSIIGAGD